The proteins below come from a single Flavobacterium lindanitolerans genomic window:
- a CDS encoding ABC transporter permease: MNLEYFIAKRLIAAKNHKSSISAPIIKIAIAAIAIGMIMMIVSVATGIGLQQKIREKVAAFNGHIIITNYDDNQSQVSISPISTHQDFYPKFKSVDGINHIQAVATKAGIIRTETSFEGIIYKGVGKDYQWKNLEEYLIQGKLPDVMHKLTPDVLISKYLADRLNLKVGDKFNTFFMKENSNQLPNLRVFVVAGIYNSGFQEFDATYIIGDIRHLQRINKWKPDQVGAFEVFIDDFNKIEQKGQQVYDNTQNKEDASKTLDTQTISEKYYNIFEWLQLFDFNIIVIIVIMIIVATINMVVALLVLILERTQMIGILKAIGANNWSVRKIFLYNAFYLIVRGLLWGNCIGTGLIIIQQQFGIIKLNPDSYYVNVAPAHLDWLYILLLNVGTLIICLAVLLIPSYIITKISPVKAIRFE, encoded by the coding sequence TGCAATAGGTATGATCATGATGATCGTGTCTGTGGCAACAGGAATTGGATTGCAGCAAAAAATACGTGAAAAGGTTGCGGCTTTTAACGGACATATCATTATTACCAATTATGACGATAACCAATCGCAGGTAAGCATCAGTCCTATTTCTACCCATCAGGATTTTTATCCGAAGTTTAAAAGCGTAGATGGAATCAACCATATCCAGGCTGTTGCTACAAAAGCAGGAATCATCAGGACAGAAACTTCTTTTGAAGGTATTATATATAAAGGAGTAGGGAAAGATTACCAATGGAAGAATCTGGAGGAATATCTTATTCAGGGTAAATTGCCGGATGTAATGCATAAATTGACACCGGATGTTTTAATATCAAAATATCTTGCTGACAGGCTCAATTTAAAAGTAGGCGATAAGTTCAATACTTTTTTCATGAAAGAAAACAGTAATCAGCTGCCTAACCTGAGAGTATTTGTAGTGGCAGGGATTTACAATTCCGGATTTCAGGAATTTGATGCTACCTATATAATAGGTGACATTCGTCATTTGCAACGAATCAATAAATGGAAACCGGATCAGGTGGGTGCTTTTGAAGTTTTTATTGACGACTTTAATAAGATTGAGCAAAAAGGGCAGCAGGTTTATGACAATACCCAAAATAAAGAAGATGCATCCAAAACACTCGATACACAGACAATTTCTGAAAAGTACTATAATATATTTGAGTGGCTGCAGCTATTTGACTTTAATATAATTGTCATTATAGTAATAATGATTATTGTAGCGACTATTAATATGGTAGTTGCATTGCTGGTTCTTATATTGGAAAGAACCCAGATGATCGGAATACTCAAAGCAATAGGAGCAAACAATTGGTCAGTACGCAAGATATTTTTGTACAATGCCTTTTATTTAATTGTCCGTGGTCTGCTTTGGGGCAACTGTATTGGAACAGGTCTTATTATTATTCAGCAGCAATTCGGTATTATAAAACTAAATCCGGACAGTTATTATGTGAATGTCGCACCTGCCCATTTGGATTGGTTGTATATTTTACTGCTAAATGTAGGGACATTGATCATCTGTCTGGCTGTTCTTTTGATTCCTTCCTATATAATAACGAAAATTTCTCCGGTAAAAGCGATCCGTTTTGAATAG